In a single window of the Acetivibrio clariflavus DSM 19732 genome:
- the truA gene encoding tRNA pseudouridine(38-40) synthase TruA, translated as MRNIKLIIQYDGTKYRGWQKLGDSDKTIQGKLEDVLSKMTNEKIELIGSGRTDAGVHAFKQVANFHTESKMSEEDMLDYLYRYLPQDIVVTEVVEVDERFHSRYHVKGKKYLYRIWNAKRHNPFLRKYCTHVPEPLDIDLMRKAAEYLVGEHDFSSFTSLKSKNKSKVREIFSIEIKNDNELVEIMFHGDGFLYNMARIMAGTLIEVGAGRMDADSIPEILARKDRSLAGPKAPCSGLILYDVEY; from the coding sequence ATGAGAAATATAAAATTGATCATACAGTATGACGGAACCAAGTATAGAGGATGGCAGAAGCTTGGCGATTCGGACAAAACTATACAGGGGAAGCTGGAAGATGTTTTAAGTAAAATGACAAACGAAAAGATTGAATTAATAGGTTCGGGAAGGACAGATGCAGGAGTTCATGCGTTTAAGCAAGTGGCAAACTTTCATACCGAAAGTAAAATGTCGGAGGAAGATATGCTGGATTATTTGTACAGATACCTTCCCCAAGATATTGTTGTCACAGAGGTTGTGGAGGTGGATGAGAGATTTCATTCAAGGTACCATGTTAAAGGGAAAAAATATTTATATAGAATTTGGAACGCAAAGAGACATAACCCGTTCTTGAGAAAATACTGCACTCATGTACCTGAGCCTCTGGATATAGATTTGATGAGAAAAGCTGCAGAGTATTTGGTGGGAGAGCACGATTTTTCAAGTTTTACATCTTTAAAGAGCAAAAATAAATCCAAGGTAAGAGAGATATTTTCAATAGAAATTAAAAATGATAATGAACTTGTTGAAATTATGTTTCATGGGGATGGATTTTTATATAACATGGCAAGAATTATGGCAGGAACGTTAATTGAAGTCGGTGCTGGAAGAATGGATGCTGACAGCATACCGGAGATACTTGCCAGAAAGGATAGAAGTTTGGCCGGGCCCAAAGCCCCTTGTTCAGGATTAATTCTCTACGATGTGGAATATTAG